A single window of Quadrisphaera setariae DNA harbors:
- a CDS encoding C-terminal binding protein, whose amino-acid sequence MSPAAPVAGERTVLVTDCDMGPADLERAVLEGAGWHLVEAACRTEDDVVAAARASGAEALLVQYAPVTRRVLEECPDVRVVVRYGVGLDVVDLEAAAELGVTALNVPDYGSREVADHATALLLSLLRGVPAWSAAAASGSWPARGDLPDPRELADCTVGLLGFGAIAQQVARRLRAFDVVVVASDPFVGAEVAATAGVELVEPAQLWARSTAVSVHVPLTPTTRGLVGAEQLDAMPRGGFLVNTARGGLVDRAALEAALASGQLAGAGLDVWWTEPADPGDPLLRDPRVLVTPHVAWMSTGSVGRLRTRAAERALEALGARQSRPTTRS is encoded by the coding sequence GTGAGCCCCGCCGCGCCGGTGGCCGGCGAGCGCACGGTGCTGGTCACCGACTGCGACATGGGCCCGGCAGACCTGGAGCGCGCGGTGCTCGAGGGGGCTGGCTGGCACCTGGTGGAGGCGGCCTGCCGCACCGAGGACGACGTCGTGGCGGCCGCCCGCGCCAGCGGTGCTGAAGCGCTGCTCGTGCAGTACGCGCCCGTCACCCGTCGCGTGCTGGAGGAGTGCCCGGACGTCCGCGTGGTGGTCCGCTACGGGGTCGGGCTCGACGTCGTCGACCTCGAGGCCGCCGCCGAGCTGGGCGTCACGGCCCTCAACGTGCCCGACTACGGCTCCCGCGAGGTGGCCGACCACGCCACCGCGCTGCTGCTGTCGCTGCTGCGCGGCGTCCCCGCCTGGTCGGCGGCGGCGGCCTCGGGCAGCTGGCCGGCGCGCGGCGACCTGCCCGACCCGCGGGAGCTGGCGGACTGCACCGTCGGCCTGCTGGGCTTCGGTGCGATCGCCCAGCAGGTCGCCCGGAGGCTGCGCGCCTTCGACGTCGTCGTGGTGGCCAGCGACCCGTTCGTGGGGGCGGAGGTCGCGGCGACGGCGGGGGTGGAGCTGGTCGAGCCTGCGCAGCTGTGGGCGCGCAGCACCGCGGTGAGCGTCCACGTGCCCCTGACGCCGACCACCCGCGGGCTCGTGGGGGCGGAGCAGCTGGACGCCATGCCGCGCGGCGGCTTCCTCGTGAACACCGCCCGCGGCGGCCTCGTGGACCGCGCGGCCCTGGAGGCCGCGCTCGCCTCGGGCCAGCTGGCCGGTGCGGGGCTGGACGTGTGGTGGACCGAGCCGGCCGACCCCGGCGACCCGCTGCTGCGCGACCCCCGCGTGCTGGTGACCCCCCACGTCGCGTGGATGTCGACGGGGTCGGTGGGACGGCTGCGCACGCGCGCCGCCGAGAGGGCGCTGGAGGCACTCGGCGCCCGGCAGAGCAGACCGACGACGAGGAGCTGA
- a CDS encoding CaiB/BaiF CoA transferase family protein: MDPGTAPPGALAGMRVLDLTQVMAGPFCTMVLADLGADVIKVENPDAGDQTRRSWGRSGIGEDSRAFLSLNRNKRSVVLDLKSEEGRADFLALVEDADVVVENWRPGVAERLGVGWDVLSEVNPALVYASISGFGKTGPYADRPGYDLIAQAMTGVMSITGDPDGRPVKSGIPVADLGSGLFCAVGILAAWTSARRTGVGQLVETSLFESALALAVWESTEFWDTGRTPAKLGSANRMSAPYQALATRDGHVTVGANNDRLWRRLCTALDLEHLLTDPRYSTNVGRMAHLPDLVAALEERLVERDTDAWVQVLLGAGVPAGPIQDYRQVLTEDPHVKAREMVATFTHPVEGEVPVLASPLRLSATPPVIRRPPPLLGEHTDELLAREHVSS; encoded by the coding sequence GTGGACCCGGGCACCGCACCCCCGGGCGCGCTGGCGGGCATGAGGGTGCTCGACCTCACCCAGGTCATGGCCGGCCCGTTCTGCACGATGGTGCTGGCCGACCTCGGCGCCGACGTCATCAAGGTGGAGAACCCCGACGCCGGCGACCAGACCCGCAGGTCGTGGGGCAGGTCGGGGATCGGGGAGGACAGCCGCGCCTTCCTGTCGCTCAACCGCAACAAGCGCAGCGTGGTGCTCGACCTGAAGTCCGAGGAGGGCCGGGCCGACTTCCTGGCGCTCGTGGAGGACGCCGACGTCGTCGTGGAGAACTGGCGGCCGGGGGTGGCGGAGCGGCTCGGTGTGGGATGGGACGTGCTCTCGGAGGTGAACCCGGCGCTCGTCTACGCGAGCATCTCGGGCTTCGGGAAGACCGGTCCCTACGCGGACCGGCCCGGGTACGACCTCATCGCCCAGGCGATGACCGGGGTCATGTCCATCACCGGCGATCCCGACGGGCGCCCGGTGAAGAGCGGCATCCCCGTGGCGGACCTCGGCTCCGGGCTGTTCTGCGCGGTGGGGATCCTCGCCGCGTGGACCAGCGCCCGCCGCACCGGGGTCGGCCAGCTGGTGGAGACGTCGCTGTTCGAGTCGGCGCTGGCGCTGGCGGTGTGGGAGTCCACCGAGTTCTGGGACACCGGGCGCACGCCCGCCAAGCTCGGCTCGGCCAACCGCATGTCGGCGCCCTACCAGGCGCTCGCCACCCGGGACGGCCACGTCACGGTCGGCGCCAACAACGACAGGCTGTGGCGGCGGCTGTGCACCGCGCTCGACCTGGAGCACCTCCTCACCGACCCGCGGTACTCCACCAACGTCGGGCGGATGGCGCACCTGCCCGACCTCGTCGCGGCCCTCGAGGAGCGCCTCGTGGAGCGGGACACCGACGCGTGGGTCCAGGTGCTGCTGGGGGCCGGCGTACCGGCCGGGCCCATCCAGGACTACCGGCAGGTGCTCACCGAGGACCCGCACGTCAAGGCCCGCGAGATGGTCGCCACGTTCACCCACCCCGTGGAGGGGGAGGTGCCGGTGCTCGCCTCGCCGCTGCGCCTGTCGGCCACCCCGCCCGTCATCCGCCGGCCGCCGCCGCTGCTGGGGGAGCACACCGACGAGCTGCTCGCCCGCGAGCACGTCAGCTCGTGA
- a CDS encoding amidohydrolase family protein: MPDPTNRPPVVDAHHHFWTYGEADQSAWRTGAHGAIARDYAPADLAADLAAAGVDATVLMQSVDEPDENDRLAAWAAQTAHVRGVVGWLPVLDPGAARAELARADTTAWCGVRTLVGRDPLERLADPGVRALFAELAERGLVWDVVPITPEQVRAVAGLASAVPRLKVVVDHLARPPLDTGGWEPWASNVAALAELPGVALKVSVGVDALTAWDAWRADVLPRYVGHVLDAFGADRLLLASNWPVVLLRASYAQAWGDLRDAVAKALAGGGTQDGDAEAALAQVSGGTAVRWYGL, from the coding sequence ATGCCGGACCCGACGAACAGACCGCCCGTGGTGGACGCCCACCACCACTTCTGGACCTACGGCGAGGCCGACCAGTCCGCCTGGCGCACCGGCGCCCACGGCGCCATCGCCCGCGACTACGCCCCCGCCGACCTCGCCGCCGACCTCGCCGCCGCCGGTGTGGACGCGACCGTCCTCATGCAGTCGGTCGACGAGCCGGACGAGAACGACAGGCTCGCCGCCTGGGCCGCGCAGACCGCGCACGTGCGCGGCGTGGTCGGGTGGCTGCCCGTGCTCGACCCCGGCGCCGCCCGCGCCGAGCTGGCGCGCGCCGACACCACCGCCTGGTGCGGCGTGCGCACGCTCGTCGGCCGCGACCCGCTCGAACGGCTCGCCGACCCCGGCGTCCGCGCGCTGTTCGCCGAGCTGGCCGAGCGGGGGCTCGTGTGGGACGTCGTCCCCATCACCCCCGAGCAGGTCCGGGCCGTCGCCGGCCTGGCCAGCGCGGTGCCGCGGCTGAAGGTGGTGGTCGACCACCTCGCCCGCCCGCCGCTCGACACCGGCGGCTGGGAGCCGTGGGCCTCGAACGTCGCCGCGCTCGCGGAGCTGCCCGGGGTGGCGCTCAAGGTGTCGGTGGGCGTCGACGCGCTGACGGCGTGGGACGCCTGGCGCGCCGACGTGCTGCCCCGCTACGTCGGCCACGTGCTCGACGCCTTCGGCGCCGACCGCCTCCTGCTGGCGAGCAACTGGCCCGTGGTGCTCCTGCGGGCGAGCTACGCGCAGGCGTGGGGCGACCTGCGAGACGCCGTGGCGAAGGCCCTCGCCGGGGGTGGCACGCAGGACGGCGACGCCGAGGCGGCGCTCGCCCAGGTCAGCGGCGGTACGGCCGTGCGCTGGTACGGGCTGTGA
- a CDS encoding enoyl-CoA hydratase-related protein has translation MTGRVRAEHRGGVLRAVLDHPRRLGALTSAMYDQLAEVAALASGDPSVRALVLAGTDGAFAAGTDVRMLAADVLGAPDAGEAGVAYERRVGAVLEALASVPVPVVAVVDGPAAGAGLALVAVSDVVVAGPRARFGLPVARTLGNCVPAAVVAALARRTGHARARELLLTSRMLDAPAAAAVGLADVVLSADELDDGVAQLLDGLLAAAPGALAAFKETDRRLAAAAWPAGLPDDTDLLRACYGSADFREGVTAFLDHRPPRWES, from the coding sequence ATGACCGGTCGGGTCCGCGCGGAGCACCGCGGGGGAGTGCTCCGCGCGGTCCTCGACCACCCGCGCCGGCTCGGGGCGCTGACGTCGGCGATGTACGACCAGCTCGCCGAGGTCGCCGCCCTGGCCAGCGGCGACCCGTCGGTGCGGGCGCTCGTGCTCGCCGGCACCGACGGGGCGTTCGCCGCCGGGACCGACGTCCGGATGCTCGCCGCCGACGTGCTCGGCGCCCCCGACGCCGGGGAGGCGGGCGTCGCCTACGAGCGGCGCGTCGGCGCGGTGCTGGAGGCGCTGGCCTCCGTGCCGGTGCCCGTGGTGGCGGTGGTCGACGGCCCCGCCGCCGGCGCCGGCCTCGCGCTCGTCGCGGTCAGCGACGTGGTGGTGGCCGGGCCCCGGGCGCGGTTCGGGCTGCCGGTGGCGCGCACCCTCGGCAACTGCGTGCCGGCCGCCGTCGTGGCCGCCCTCGCGCGGCGCACCGGCCACGCACGGGCCAGGGAGCTGCTGCTGACCTCCCGGATGCTCGACGCCCCTGCGGCGGCCGCCGTCGGACTGGCCGACGTCGTCCTGAGCGCCGACGAGCTGGACGACGGCGTGGCGCAGCTGCTCGACGGCCTGCTCGCCGCGGCCCCCGGAGCCCTGGCCGCGTTCAAGGAGACCGACCGCCGCCTGGCCGCGGCCGCCTGGCCCGCCGGGCTCCCGGACGACACCGACCTCCTGCGCGCCTGCTACGGCAGCGCCGACTTCCGCGAGGGCGTCACCGCGTTCCTCGACCACCGACCGCCACGCTGGGAGAGCTGA
- a CDS encoding carbohydrate ABC transporter permease — MSTSAPPRPPSQPRGAHPAARLVVDQRRPSRSKVVRALARHAVLICVLAVVLYPLLWMVGASFRPGNEAFGTLGLLPRNFTLDNYRDGWSYGSLDFSRYFVNSLVISALAIVGNVVSCALAAYAFARLEFPFRRVLFALVLATLLLPYQVTIVPQYVLFNELAWINTILPLVVPKFLATDAFFVFLMVQFIRTLPRELDDAARLDGCGHFGIFWRVIVPLSLPAIGTTAMFTFIRTWDDFLGPLLYLNNPERWTVTLGLNGFLDATGTSAFGPLFAMATLAIAPIVGFFLVSQRLLIEGVATSGLK; from the coding sequence ATGAGCACCAGCGCACCTCCCAGGCCGCCGTCCCAGCCCCGGGGAGCCCACCCCGCAGCGAGGCTCGTCGTCGACCAGCGGCGTCCGTCGCGCTCGAAGGTGGTCCGCGCGCTCGCCCGGCACGCCGTCCTCATCTGCGTGCTCGCCGTCGTCCTCTACCCGCTGCTGTGGATGGTGGGCGCGTCCTTCCGCCCCGGCAACGAGGCGTTCGGCACCCTCGGCCTCCTGCCGCGGAACTTCACCCTCGACAACTACCGGGACGGGTGGTCCTACGGGTCGCTGGACTTCTCCCGGTACTTCGTCAACAGCCTGGTGATCTCGGCGCTGGCGATCGTCGGGAACGTCGTCTCGTGCGCGCTGGCGGCCTACGCCTTCGCCCGGTTGGAGTTCCCGTTCCGGCGGGTGCTCTTCGCCCTCGTGCTGGCCACGCTGCTGCTGCCCTACCAGGTGACGATCGTGCCCCAGTACGTGCTCTTCAACGAGCTGGCCTGGATCAACACGATCCTGCCGCTGGTGGTGCCCAAGTTCCTCGCCACCGACGCCTTCTTCGTCTTCCTCATGGTCCAGTTCATCCGGACCCTGCCCCGTGAGCTGGACGACGCCGCCCGCCTCGACGGGTGCGGGCACTTCGGCATCTTCTGGCGGGTCATCGTGCCGCTGTCGCTGCCGGCCATCGGCACCACGGCGATGTTCACCTTCATCCGCACCTGGGACGACTTCCTCGGGCCGCTGCTCTACCTCAACAACCCCGAGCGGTGGACCGTGACGCTGGGCCTGAACGGCTTCCTCGACGCCACCGGCACCAGCGCCTTCGGGCCGCTGTTCGCCATGGCGACCCTGGCGATCGCGCCGATCGTCGGCTTCTTCCTCGTCTCTCAGCGGCTGCTCATCGAAGGGGTCGCCACGAGCGGCCTCAAGTGA
- a CDS encoding GntR family transcriptional regulator: MSRATTDPPAPPTALIQAPSLVQLAVEQLRRMILSGALAEGERLTEERLTEELGISRPPLREAMRTLQQEGLIEVRPRRGAVVTTLTEQDVMEILTLRSALERLAVELGVPVTDPARLERCRAALARMEREAEAADRGALVSAAYDFHSALVALAGHGRLDAAYASVQRQQRLCMARNLYTRENEYEDLVTHVKRHRRLLEVVETGDPQAVLAELAVHGERSFLAPPDARP, from the coding sequence GTGAGCCGCGCCACCACCGACCCGCCGGCACCGCCGACCGCCCTCATCCAGGCGCCGAGCCTGGTGCAGCTGGCCGTCGAGCAGCTGCGGCGGATGATCCTGTCCGGCGCCCTCGCGGAGGGCGAGCGGCTCACCGAGGAGCGGCTCACCGAGGAGCTGGGCATCAGCCGCCCGCCGCTGCGCGAGGCCATGCGCACGCTGCAGCAGGAGGGGCTCATCGAGGTGCGCCCGCGCCGCGGCGCCGTGGTGACCACCCTGACCGAGCAGGACGTCATGGAGATCCTCACGCTGCGCAGCGCGCTGGAGCGCCTCGCCGTGGAGCTGGGCGTCCCGGTCACCGACCCCGCGCGGCTGGAGCGCTGCCGAGCAGCGCTCGCCCGGATGGAGCGGGAGGCCGAGGCAGCCGACCGGGGGGCCCTGGTCAGCGCCGCCTACGACTTCCACTCCGCCCTCGTCGCGCTGGCCGGGCACGGGCGGCTCGACGCCGCCTACGCCTCGGTGCAGCGCCAGCAGCGCCTGTGCATGGCTCGCAACCTCTACACCCGCGAGAACGAGTACGAGGACCTCGTCACCCACGTCAAGCGCCACCGCCGCCTGCTGGAGGTGGTCGAGACCGGCGACCCGCAGGCCGTGCTCGCGGAGCTGGCCGTGCACGGGGAGCGCTCGTTCCTGGCTCCCCCGGACGCGCGCCCGTGA
- a CDS encoding RraA family protein, whose product MSTTTATPQQTTGSTGGPDLAALYKHLRVVDVVDALDGIGYFNLTLMSPELRPLWSGMRFWGPAVTIRAVPSNKPMWRLEGTQDIVEAHRIWFERYPATRLPDDLPPNHVIVMESGGGPEVGFWGSENAMGAVGGGAAGIITDGYCRDTAEIELQRTPVVARKRGRTIIPGRIEVVEVQGTIACGGVRVDPGDVVGCDEDGAVVVPAAVAQEVAVHARAILLADMHARRRHYDAQGKKPDSTVDADAVIAYYESL is encoded by the coding sequence ATGTCCACGACCACCGCCACCCCCCAGCAGACGACCGGCAGCACCGGCGGCCCCGACCTGGCAGCCCTCTACAAGCACCTGCGCGTCGTCGACGTCGTCGACGCCCTCGACGGGATCGGCTACTTCAACCTCACGCTCATGTCGCCCGAGCTGCGTCCCCTGTGGAGCGGCATGCGCTTCTGGGGCCCGGCCGTGACGATCCGCGCCGTCCCCTCCAACAAGCCGATGTGGAGGCTCGAGGGCACCCAGGACATCGTCGAGGCCCACCGGATCTGGTTCGAGCGCTACCCCGCCACCCGCCTGCCCGACGACCTCCCGCCGAACCACGTCATCGTCATGGAGTCCGGCGGTGGCCCCGAGGTCGGCTTCTGGGGCTCGGAGAACGCCATGGGGGCGGTCGGCGGCGGCGCTGCCGGCATCATCACCGACGGGTACTGCCGCGACACCGCCGAGATCGAGCTGCAGCGCACGCCCGTGGTGGCCCGCAAGCGCGGCCGCACGATCATCCCGGGCCGCATCGAGGTGGTCGAGGTGCAGGGCACCATCGCCTGCGGCGGGGTGCGGGTGGACCCGGGCGACGTGGTCGGCTGCGACGAGGACGGCGCCGTCGTCGTCCCCGCGGCCGTGGCGCAGGAGGTGGCGGTGCACGCCCGAGCGATCCTCCTGGCCGACATGCACGCCCGCCGCCGCCACTACGACGCGCAGGGCAAGAAGCCCGACTCCACCGTCGACGCCGACGCGGTCATCGCCTACTACGAGAGCCTCTGA
- a CDS encoding NAD(P)-dependent oxidoreductase encodes MPLAPGSTSVGFAGLGNIGAPMVRALLAAGWAVTVSDLDAGRVQRLVDEGARAAGSPADLAGCDVLLLAVSDDAAVTAVLEGDDDDAGWLAGGGSAEGGADRLVVVHSTVLPATAVRLEQVARERGVALLDAPVSGGAERAARGDLTVFVGGDADAVELGRPLLDAVGSRVLHVGPAGAGAATKLANQLMMLSALAGAHEAVELAAAYQVDEATVLDAVSSSTGGSWVASNWGFFDATSAAYDEAGTPRRERPWSKDLFEVVEAGRSADLRLPVAALLSQVLADRVEAHAEGARS; translated from the coding sequence GTGCCGCTCGCTCCAGGCTCGACCTCGGTCGGCTTCGCCGGCCTGGGCAACATCGGGGCGCCGATGGTGCGCGCCCTGCTGGCCGCCGGATGGGCGGTCACCGTCAGCGACCTCGACGCCGGCCGCGTGCAGCGGCTCGTCGACGAGGGCGCCAGGGCCGCGGGCAGCCCCGCGGACCTCGCCGGGTGCGACGTCCTGCTGCTCGCCGTCTCCGACGACGCCGCCGTCACCGCGGTGCTCGAGGGCGACGACGACGACGCGGGCTGGCTCGCGGGCGGCGGCTCCGCCGAGGGCGGCGCTGACCGGCTCGTGGTCGTCCACAGCACCGTGCTGCCCGCCACGGCCGTCCGCCTGGAGCAGGTGGCCCGCGAGCGCGGCGTCGCCCTGCTCGACGCCCCGGTGAGCGGGGGAGCCGAGCGCGCCGCGAGGGGCGACCTCACGGTGTTCGTCGGTGGCGACGCCGACGCCGTCGAGCTCGGCCGTCCCCTGCTGGACGCCGTCGGGTCCCGCGTGCTGCACGTGGGACCCGCGGGAGCGGGTGCCGCCACCAAGCTGGCCAACCAGCTGATGATGCTGTCGGCTCTGGCCGGCGCCCACGAGGCGGTCGAGCTGGCCGCGGCGTACCAGGTGGACGAGGCGACCGTGCTCGACGCGGTCTCGTCGTCCACGGGTGGGTCGTGGGTGGCCAGCAACTGGGGCTTCTTCGACGCGACGTCCGCCGCGTACGACGAGGCGGGCACCCCGCGGCGCGAGCGCCCGTGGAGCAAGGACCTCTTCGAGGTGGTCGAGGCCGGGAGGTCGGCCGACCTGCGCCTGCCGGTCGCGGCCCTGCTCTCCCAGGTGCTGGCAGACCGCGTGGAAGCGCACGCCGAGGGGGCGCGCTCGTGA
- a CDS encoding carbohydrate ABC transporter permease: MSAVDSPASPLLPVRTARPPQVRPSGRKRREALAAYAFLLPWFVGLLGLTIGPMLYSLYLSFTRYNLLSPPQWRGLANYRAMLTDPRLASSVEVTLLYVLLAVPGILVVSLAVAMVLAKGMRFLPLYRAAFYLPSLIGASVAVSFLWRQLFAGDGVFNALLAVFGIDGRTWIGDPDTAMLTLVVLSVWTFGSPMIIFLAGIRQVPRDLYEAAEVDGAGPVRRFVSVTLPLLSPLIFFNVLLTTVNAFQAFTPAYVISGGTGGPADSTLFYTLYLYQRGFAELDMGYASAMAWVLLVVLGIFTAVMFATSRFWVHYGDER; the protein is encoded by the coding sequence GTGAGCGCCGTCGACTCGCCGGCGTCTCCGCTGCTCCCGGTGCGCACGGCGAGGCCGCCGCAGGTGCGCCCCTCGGGCCGCAAGCGGCGCGAGGCGCTGGCCGCCTACGCCTTCCTGCTGCCGTGGTTCGTCGGTCTGCTCGGGCTGACGATCGGCCCGATGCTCTACTCGCTGTACCTGTCCTTCACCCGGTACAACCTGCTCTCGCCGCCGCAGTGGCGCGGGCTGGCCAACTACCGGGCGATGCTCACCGACCCCCGGCTGGCCAGCTCCGTCGAGGTCACGCTCCTCTACGTGCTGCTGGCCGTGCCGGGCATCCTCGTGGTCTCCCTGGCCGTGGCGATGGTGCTGGCCAAGGGCATGCGCTTCCTGCCGCTGTACCGGGCGGCGTTCTACCTGCCCTCCCTCATCGGCGCGAGCGTGGCGGTGTCCTTCCTGTGGCGGCAGCTGTTCGCCGGCGACGGCGTCTTCAACGCGCTGCTGGCGGTGTTCGGGATCGACGGGCGGACGTGGATCGGCGACCCCGACACGGCGATGCTCACCCTGGTGGTGCTCAGCGTGTGGACGTTCGGCTCTCCGATGATCATCTTCTTGGCGGGCATCCGGCAGGTCCCGCGCGACCTGTACGAGGCCGCCGAGGTGGACGGAGCCGGGCCGGTGCGCCGGTTCGTCAGCGTCACGCTGCCGCTGCTCAGCCCGCTGATCTTCTTCAACGTGCTGCTCACCACGGTCAACGCCTTCCAGGCGTTCACCCCGGCGTACGTCATCTCCGGGGGCACCGGCGGGCCGGCCGACTCCACCCTCTTCTACACGCTCTACCTCTACCAGCGCGGTTTCGCCGAGCTCGACATGGGCTACGCCTCAGCGATGGCGTGGGTGCTGCTCGTGGTGCTCGGGATCTTCACCGCCGTGATGTTCGCGACCTCCCGCTTCTGGGTCCACTACGGAGACGAGCGATGA
- a CDS encoding ABC transporter substrate-binding protein — translation MSATHRSRRSRRRAALLAGAAALTLVATACSGGTRVGGDAPSAATGDDAGKGEVTGAVRLAYWGSGARVDLTNGVSDLFVKEHPGVDVTPEFTDFAAYFQRLNVQATSGGMACITQLQGRQLNDYAGQGLLVDLQPLVDSGAINVDDIPAEVLDTGRGPDGKLYEIPYGAAYDAIMVNTTLADQAGVGTPPANWTWDDFFAYAPKAKAALPDGVAGVNLLGGHPNTFIEWLRGNGKEVFDGNKAAFTVDDVVEYWGLWEQLRTSGATISAQDRSAEAAQVEQSWIAQGRTVLDNKPGNQLGQAQGALDGAQPGSQLTTVQLPRGADGASSTVLFTSGWSIPTSCDNIPTAAAYIDFWVNDPEANALFASNNGAVTNTKMLEAQLADTSLAPATRQNLELFQQIVKDEPPTVLYPAGYQANFETAFTRSYEAVALNGADPRQTAQQFVDNLNAALAQA, via the coding sequence ATGTCCGCCACCCACCGCTCCCGTCGCTCTCGTCGTCGTGCCGCCCTCCTCGCCGGCGCAGCTGCGCTCACCCTCGTCGCCACCGCCTGCTCCGGCGGCACCCGCGTGGGCGGCGACGCCCCGTCGGCCGCCACCGGGGACGACGCCGGCAAGGGCGAGGTCACCGGCGCCGTCCGCCTGGCGTACTGGGGCTCCGGCGCTCGCGTCGACCTCACCAACGGCGTCTCGGACCTCTTCGTCAAGGAGCACCCGGGCGTCGACGTGACCCCCGAGTTCACCGACTTCGCCGCCTACTTCCAGCGCCTCAACGTGCAGGCCACGTCCGGCGGCATGGCGTGCATCACCCAGCTGCAGGGCCGCCAGCTCAACGACTACGCCGGCCAGGGGCTGCTCGTGGACCTGCAGCCGCTGGTCGACTCCGGTGCCATCAACGTCGACGACATCCCCGCCGAGGTCCTCGACACCGGCCGCGGCCCGGACGGCAAGCTCTACGAGATCCCCTACGGCGCCGCCTACGACGCGATCATGGTCAACACCACCCTCGCCGACCAGGCGGGCGTCGGGACGCCGCCCGCGAACTGGACCTGGGACGACTTCTTCGCCTACGCCCCGAAGGCCAAGGCGGCCCTGCCCGACGGCGTGGCCGGCGTGAACCTCCTCGGCGGGCACCCCAACACCTTCATCGAGTGGCTGCGCGGCAACGGCAAGGAGGTCTTCGACGGCAACAAGGCCGCCTTCACCGTCGACGACGTCGTGGAGTACTGGGGCCTGTGGGAGCAGCTGCGCACCTCCGGCGCCACCATCTCCGCGCAGGACCGCTCCGCCGAGGCCGCCCAGGTCGAGCAGAGCTGGATCGCCCAGGGACGCACGGTGCTCGACAACAAGCCCGGCAACCAGCTCGGCCAGGCGCAGGGCGCCCTCGACGGCGCGCAGCCGGGTTCCCAGCTCACCACGGTGCAGCTGCCGCGCGGCGCCGACGGCGCCTCCAGCACCGTGCTGTTCACCTCGGGCTGGTCGATCCCCACCAGCTGCGACAACATCCCCACCGCCGCCGCCTACATCGACTTCTGGGTCAACGACCCCGAGGCCAACGCCCTGTTCGCCTCGAACAACGGCGCGGTGACCAACACGAAGATGCTCGAGGCCCAGCTGGCCGACACCTCCCTGGCGCCCGCCACCCGCCAGAACCTCGAGCTGTTCCAGCAGATCGTCAAGGACGAGCCGCCGACGGTGCTGTACCCGGCCGGGTACCAGGCCAACTTCGAGACGGCGTTCACGCGCTCCTACGAGGCGGTGGCCCTCAACGGCGCCGACCCGCGCCAGACGGCGCAGCAGTTCGTGGACAACCTCAACGCCGCGCTGGCGCAGGCCTGA